A genome region from Penicillium psychrofluorescens genome assembly, chromosome: 3 includes the following:
- a CDS encoding uncharacterized protein (ID:PFLUO_005140-T1.cds;~source:funannotate), with the protein MAYYYDDRNYAPRDRRAPRPMSYADPYDEPRGYSSRLERNIYPRRGSDDSIEEVQREFPPGEEYAYERYTTRRPKRPVYDRRRASSVGAPDPYSDAAYYRPRPRRTRDNDDRRRRSRYSPPSSPSRSPPRHRRKSLGEQALGALGIGAAVGRHGKRDRDRDRDRDRGRRRSYSHSHRRGRSDSYSSRSRSRDRSRGGRGKSQQRIAQAAQAAVTAGAIEAFRQRKEPGEWKGDKGKRILTAAVTAGGTDGFVDKDPDKHGTRHIVESTLTGLVANRFMNGSRSRSRGRNGGGRGRSSSGLKGLAASGALAAAGKHIYDQVSRSRSRARGRQDDGSGSDDGNRGSQKRSKSVSDYIEKGIAALGIGGAAGAAGAERGNDRHRERRSRRSARDDSYSDSDEDSDYGRDSRRSRGSRDVGRVRSSGGNPPSYASGPYGEDGTRDMARGNNSSSSESSSDLGDSSDEKEKRKKMKRDMLLTSGLASVATIHAAHSVYSRYDKRKKRMEQLESGEITAEEARKRKMKANATDAIGVGLAALGIKGAYGEWKEVHEKRKEHKCFRDECAKREQKREMRRSHSQGATSSRRSRWPDEIEPARGSSNTLNYRDGNPFDARSTAQISY; encoded by the exons ATGGCGTACTACTACGACGACCGCAACTACGCCCCGCGCGACCGCCGTGCCCCCCGCCCGATGAGCTACGCTGACCCGTACGACGAGCCCCGGGGCTACTCTTCGCGGCTTGAGAGGAACATCTACCCCCGTCGTGGGAGCGATGATTCCATCGAAGAAGTGCAGCGCGAGTTCCCCCCGGGCGAGGAGTATGCCTACGAGCGTTACACCACCCGTCGCCCCAAGCGACCGGTCTATGACCGTCGCCGGGCATCGTCGGTTGGCGCTCCTGATCCCTATTCCGATGCTGCATACTATCGCCCCCGGCCCCGGAGGACCAGAGATAATGATGATCGAC GTCGTCGCTCTAGATACTCCCCCCCTTCATCACCCAGTCGCTCGCCGCCACGTCACAGGCGGAAGTCCCTGGGTGAGCAAGCTCTCGGTGCCCTTGGTATTGGCGCTGCCGTTGGTAGGCATGGAAAGCGTGACCGCGATCGTGACCGTGACCGTGACCGTGGCCGAAGGCGCTCGTATTCCCATTCCCACCGGCGCGGTCGATCCGACTCTTATTCATCCCGCTCTCGCAGTCGAGACCGAAGCCGTGGAGGCCGTGGCAAAAGCCAGCAGCGCATTGCCCAGGCTGCTCAGGCCGCGGTGACTGCCGGCGCTATCGAAGCCTTCCGCCAGCGCAAAGAGCCAGGCGAGTGGAAAGGAGACAAAGGAAAGCGTATCCTCACGGCCGCTGTCACGGCTGGTGGTACCGATGGCTTCGTCGATAAAGACCCAGATAAACATGGAACACGCCATATTGTCGAGTCCACCCTGACAGGCCTCGTGGCCAATCGGTTCATGAACGGTTCACGCTCGCGATCCCGTGGCCGTAACGGCGGCGGTCGCGGTCGTTCGTCCAGCGGGCTCAAGGGCCTCGCTGCCTCGGGTGCTTTGGCTGCCGCAGGCAAACATATCTATGACCAGGTTTCTCGATCTCGGTCCCGAGCTCGCGGCCGACAAGACGACGGCAGTGGAAGTGACGATGGCAATCGTGGATCACAGAAGCGCAGCAAGAGTGTCTCCGACTACATCGAAAAAGGCATAGCCGCCTTGGGGATTGGGggagcagcgggagcagcgggagcagaGCGCGGCAATGATCGTCACCGGGAGCGGCGCAGCCGGCGCAGCGCACGAGACGATTCATATTCCGATTCCGATGAGGACAGCGACTACGGCAGGGATTCGAGACGGAGCAGGGGCTCACGAGATGTAGGTCGAGTTCGTTCTTCGGGCGGCAATCCACCCTCCTACGCCAGCGGGCCCTACGGTGAAGACGGCACGAGGGACATGGCACGCGGAAATAATTCGTCTAGCTCGGAGAGTAGTTCTGACCTCGGCGACAGTTCAGATGAAAAGGAGAAgcgaaagaagatgaagcggGATATGTTGCTGACGTCCGGGTTGGCGAGCGTGGCCACCATCCACGCAGCGCATTCGGTCTACAGTCGGTATGACAAACGGAAGAAACGcatggagcagctggaatCGGGTGAGATCACGGCGGAAGAGGcgcgcaagcgcaagatgAAGGCCAATGCTACCGACGCCATTGGTGTTGGCCTTGCCGCCCTCGGTATTAAGGGTGCCTACggggagtggaaggaggTTCATGAGAAGCGCAAGGAACACAAATGCTTCCGGGATGAGTGTGCCAAGCGGGAGCAGAAGCGGGAGATGCGCCGTTCACACAGCCAAGGCGCTACTTCTTCTCGACGAAGCCGGTGGCCCGATGAGATCGAGCCGGCTCGTGGCTCGAGCAACACACTTAACTATCGTGATGGGAATCCCTTCGATGCTCGGTCCACGGCTCAGATATCCTACTGA
- a CDS encoding uncharacterized protein (ID:PFLUO_005141-T1.cds;~source:funannotate), whose product MSSGRTSIVSILNNDDNPSFAVRSAPRFNRRPSSQSTHSDQTEQQSAPPSEPFHAHPHALPESPRGTTRHPFDPVTEAAQPTSPGSSDGSSVAYDYFTSQPSSSPYHPYARQDLRRDRYRFPSRGPAPARTPPETRAEPPSEAAAAAAAAASSSSSQTPGGTRDSTIRKNKYPCPYAASHSCTATFTTSGHAARHGKKHTGEKSVHCPICNKAFTRKDNMKQHIRTHRSAHSDEMRSASEPESERWGIQSSSHHRTASTVSSISQSTETGTLPRSSLGSQPPS is encoded by the coding sequence ATGTCCAGTGGCAGGACGAGCATTGTATCGATCCTGAACAACGATGATAACCCGTCGTTTGCCGTCCGCTCTGCTCCAAGATTCAACCGCCGCCCCAGCTCTCAGTCCACTCACTCGGACCAAACAGAGCAGCAATCTGCGCCACCCAGTGAACCGTTTCATGCCCATCCTCATGCATTGCCCGAGTCGCCGAGAGGCACCACTCGGCATCCCTTTGACCCGGTGACGGAGGCTGCGCAGCCGACTTCTCCGGGCTCCTCAGACGGCTCGTCCGTCGCCTACGACTACTTCACCAGCcagccatcatcatccccCTATCACCCGTACGCCCGGCAGGACCTGCGACGGGACCGGTACCGCTTCCCTTCGAGAGGACCAGCACCCGCCCGGACGCCACCTGAGACCCGTGCAGAACCCCCttcagaagcagcagcagcagcagcagcagcagcatcatcatcatcatcgcaaACCCCGGGCGGGACTCGAGACAGCACGATCCGAAAAAACAAATACCCGTGTCCATACGCCGCCAGCCATAGCTGCACGGCCACATTCACAACCTCGGGCCACGCCGCACGCCATGGCAAGAAACACACCGGCGAAAAGAGCGTGCATTGCCCGATCTGTAACAAGGCTTTCACTCGCAAGGACAACATGAAGCAGCATATCCGCACCCACCGCAGCGCGCACTCGGACGAGATGCGCTCGGCCTCTGAGCCCGAGTCGGAGCGATGGGGGATCCAGTCGTCTTCGCACcaccgcaccgccagcaccgTGAGTAGCATCAGCCAATCCACGGAGACGGGGACGCTGCCTCGATCATCGCTCGGCTCGCAACCCCCGTCttga
- a CDS encoding uncharacterized protein (ID:PFLUO_005142-T1.cds;~source:funannotate) produces the protein MSIPQLHMNLDGHCTAIYDNTLYAFSSDGLAKISLEENGTWKRLPSAQHAVSGAACVVAGIETKASDKALYVIGGSGASAQYSGLQRFSFQDNKWQTLSTPSTMMNNRTGHNAAYMESTNSILVYAGEQGDDTDPSAQTYVVSTMNDQTIDSPVNSEAPAAVQPSVLTWSDSEIAMISDISTDVYIYKATYGGSDWGWENSNVTLPSTLGGSTRCALVSNSDGSKILESFDMSDTTNPVSSLALLSAGGTPESPASPVGAPQKRSVSDYPNYNGKFAPKTSLSDYSLAQGDNGMVAILSSSGDNTLALFNTSTNSWMNAAAMFNGNSNQNVLKPTHTTTTTTTTSTSTSSSTTSTTATNTSSPPLAVPAPASQSPVSTNVIIGATLGGVIGFAVILGIILLLLRRRVKRQRAQEEQSGGRGSRSGKHQLDRLSFQDQGIEPLTLGAFPMAKSPVPLASASGDSSILYGRTGEKSLKPPGTGVGYGLSPASAKDNSFLSTIPSSRMGAAPSVYTDLTASSDAAGNETQNQPGNRSTDEGWSRYFQGNNATNLASNRSTVSSSGYTKSDYRNSEWPMSTLPPLNLGFLDQHTGRVVSGSPTTEQIDRGRGLMIPESQSARISSADSISLNSDGEERDAQRWTANSQQSWLGRPPSSEYSATFYNDTQTLPGTTPRGNGLATDRARASGRKSSVVIPDEIDELPMSGQSENLNSDMSWLNLHAER, from the coding sequence ATGTCGATCCCTCAGCTTCACATGAACCTGGACGGGCATTGCACCGCGATCTACGACAACACGTTGTATGCATTTTCGTCCGATGGACTGGCTAAGATTTCGCTGGAAGAGAACGGCACCTGGAAGCGGTTACCCTCCGCCCAGCATGCTGTCTCCGGCGCCGCATGTGTAGTGGCCGGCATCGAAACCAAGGCTAGTGACAAAGCACTTTATGTTATCGGTGGTTCGGGTGCATCCGCTCAGTATAGCGGCTTGCAACGGTTTTCATTCCAGGACAACAAGTGGCAGACTCTCTCAACTCcctcgacgatgatgaacaaCCGAACGGGGCACAACGCGGCGTACATGGAGTCGACCAACTCGATCCTGGTCTATGCAGGCGAACAGGGCGATGATACGGATCCCTCGGCTCAGACCTACGTCGTCTCGACCATGAATGATCAGACTATCGACAGTCCTGTCAATAGTGAAGCGCCGGCAGCAGTTCAGCCTAGTGTTCTCACGTGGAGTGACTCCGAGATCGCCATGATCTCCGACATAAGCACTGATGTCTACATCTACAAAGCCACCTACGGCGGCTCAGATTGGGGATGGGAAAACTCCAACGTGACCCTCCCTTCGACCCTCGGCGGCTCGACCCGCTGTGCGCTGGTATCCAACTCCGATGGCAGTAAGATCTTGGAGTCGTTTGATATGAGTGATACCACCAACCCTGTTTCTAGCTTGGCCCTCCTCTCAGCGGGTGGCACGCCCGAAAGCCCCGCGTCACCGGTGGGCGCGCCCCAAAAGAGGAGCGTGAGCGATTATCCAAACTACAACGGCAAGTTTGCTCCAAAGACAAGCCTCTCAGACTATTCGCTCGCCCAGGGTGACAATGGGATGGTGGCCATCTTGAGCAGCAGTGGCGACAACACATTAGCCCTCTTCAACACCTCCACCAACAGTTGGATGAACGCCGCAGCGATGTTCAATGGCAACTCCAACCAAAATGTTCTGAAGCCAACgcataccaccaccaccaccacgactACATCCACGTCGACTTCATCATCTACGACCTCAACCACGGCTACCAacacttcttctccgccccTCGCCGTCCCTGCACCGGCCAGTCAATCCCCGGTTTCGACCAACGTAATCATCGGTGCAACACTCGGCGGTGTCATCGGATTTGCGGTAATTCTTGGCATCATCCTTCTACTACTTCGGCGGCGTGTGAAACGCCAGCGAGCACAAGAGGAACAGTCTGGTGGTCGAGGGTCAAGGAGTGGCAAACACCAACTGGACCGCCTGAGCTTCCAAGATCAAGGGATAGAACCCTTGACGCTAGGCGCGTTTCCCATGGCTAAAAGCCCCGTTCCCCTGGCCAGCGCCTCGGGCGATTCATCAATTTTGTATGGCAGGACCGGCGAGAAGTCTTTAAAGCCCCCCGGCACTGGTGTCGGGTATGGGCTCTCTCCTGCTTCCGCCAAGGACAACAGCTTTCTATCTACAATTCCATCCAGTCGCATGGGCGCCGCGCCCAGTGTGTACACAGATTTAACCGCGTCATCTGATGCAGCTGGGAACGAAACCCAAAACCAGCCTGGGAATCGGAGCACGGACGAGGGATGGAGCAGGTACTTCCAGGGCAACAACGCGACCAACCTTGCTTCAAATCGCTCGACCGTCAGCTCTTCTGGCTACACCAAATCCGACTACCGCAACAGTGAATGGCCCATGTCAACCTTGCCTCCTCTGAATCTCGGGTTCCTCGACCAGCACACAGGTCGGGTTGTCAGCGGCAGCCCAACGACCGAGCAAATAGACCGCGGTCGTGGACTCATGATTCCAGAAAGCCAGTCAGCACGTATCTCCAGTGCGGACTCCATCAGTCTGAACTCCGAcggggaggagagggatgCCCAACGCTGGACCGCCAACAGTCAACAGAGCTGGCTCGGCCGCCCGCCTAGCAGCGAGTACAGCGCGACCTTCTACAACGATACTCAGACTCTGCCTGGCACGACACCGCGAGGAAATGGCCTGGCGACAGATAGGGCGAGGGCCTCTGGACGCAAGTCCAGCGTCGTAATACCagacgagatcgacgagcTCCCCATGTCTGGCCAGAGTGAAAATCTCAATTCCGACATGAGCTGGCTCAATCTCCACGCCGAACGCTAG
- a CDS encoding uncharacterized protein (ID:PFLUO_005143-T1.cds;~source:funannotate), with translation MEASRGPPRVKNKAAAPVQISAEQLLREAVDRQEPGLQAPTQRFADLEELHEYQGRKRKEFEAYVQRNRINMNNWMRYAAWELEQKEFRRARSIFERALDVDSTAVVLWIRYIEAEMKTRNINHARNLFDRAVTILPRVDKLWYKYVYMEETLGNIPGTRQVFERWMSWEPEEGAWGAYIKMEKRYNEFDRARAILQRFTIVHPEPRNWIKWARFEEEYGTSDLVREVYGAAIETLGEDFMDEKLFATYAKFEAKLKEYERARAIYKYALDRMPRSKSMALHKAYTTFEKQFGDREGVEDVILSKRRVQYEEHLKENPRNYDIWFDFARLEETAGNPDRVRDVYERAIAQIPPSQEKRHWRRYIYLWIFYAVWEEMEAKDMERARQIYQECLKLIPHKKFTFAKIWLMKAQFEIRQMELQAARKTLGQAIGMCPKDKLFRGYIDLERQLFEFVRCRTLYEKQIEWNPSNSQSWIQFAELERGLDDTDRTRAIYELGIEQPTLDMPELVWKSYIDFEEYEGEYDRVRALYERLLQKTDHVKVWINYARFEVNVDEEEEEEEEEEARPVSEEAKRRARAVFERAHKVFKDKELKEERVELLNAWRSFENTHGSPEDIDKIEKQMPRRVKKRRKLEDDRYEEYMDYVFPADDQSAANLSRLLQKAHQWKQGQA, from the exons atgGAGGCGTCTCGTGGCCCTCCGCGGgtcaagaacaaggccgCTGCGCCGGTTCAGATCTCCGCGGAGCAGTTGCTCCGGGAGGCTGTGGACCGGCAAGAGCCTGGTCTACAGGCCCCGACACAGCGCTTTGCGGATCTCGAAGAGCTACATGAGTACCAGGGTCGGAAGCGAAAGGAATTCGAGGCCTATGTGCAGCGCAATCGCATTAATATGAATAACTGGATGCGCTATGCGGCCTGGGAGCTGGAACAGAAAGAATTCCGTCGGGCGCGTTCAATTTTTGAGCGCGCGCTGGATGTTGATTCTACCGCAGTGGTGCTGTGGATCCGGTACATTGAAGCGGAAATGAAGACTCGGAATATTAACCACGCCCGTAATCTTTTCGACCGTGCCGTGACGATCTTGCCGCGCGTGGACAAGCTCTGGTACAAGTATGTCTATATGGAGGAGACGCTGGGCAACATCCCCGGCACCCGCCAGGTTTTCGAGCGGTGGATGTCGTGggagccggaggagggcgcATGGGGCGCATACATCAAGATGGAGAAGCGCTACAATGAATTCGACAGAGCGCGGGCGATTCTCCAACGCTTCACGATCGTTCACCCGGAACCCCGAAATTGGATCAAATGGGCACGGTTTGAAGAAGAATACGGAACAAGCGACCTGGTTCGGGAGGTCTATGGAGCGGCGATCGAAACGCTCGGCGAGGATttcatggacgagaagctcTTCGCGACATACGCCAAGTTCGAAGCCAAGCTCAAGGAATATGAACGGGCACGCGCAATCTACAAATACGCCCTGGACCGAATGCCAAGGTCCAAGTCAATGGCCCTGCATAAGGCATATACCACCTTTGAGAAGCAGTTCGGTGATCGGGAAGGTGTCGAAGACGTGATCCTGTCCAAACGGCGAGTGCAGTACGAAGAGCACCTGAAGGAGAACCCGCGGAATTACGATATCTGGTTCGATTTTGCTCGACTTGAGGAGACAGCAGGCAACCCAGACAGGGTGCGAGACGTGTATGAACGGGCTATTGCGCAGATTCCCCCATCACAGGAGAAGAGACACTGGCGCCGATACATCTACCTCTGGATCTTTTACGCCGTGTGGGAAGAAATGGAAGCCAAGGATATGGAGCGCGCCCGGCAGATCTACCAGGAATGCCTGAAGCTGATCCCGCACAAGAAGTTCACATTCGCCAAAATATGGCTCATGAAGGCGCAGTTTGAGATCCGGCAGATGGAACTGCAGGCTGCCCGCAAGACCCTGGGCCAGGCCATCGGGATGTGCCCGAAGGACAAGCTCTTCCGCGGGTACATTGACCTGGAGCGCCAACTGTTCGAGTTCGTGCGTTGCCGGACCCTGTACGAGAAGCAGATTGAGTGGAACCCGTCCAACAGCCAGTCCTGGATTCAATttgccgagctggagcgcgGCCTGGACGACACGGACCGAACGAGGGCGATCTACGAGCTGGGCATCGAGCAACCCACGCTTGACATGCCGGAGTTGGTCTGGAAGTCCTATATCGACTTTGAGGAGTACGAAGGCGAGTATGACCGCGTGCGGGCCCTGTACGAGCGTCTCCTCCAGAAGACGGACCACGTGAAGGTCTGGATCAACTACGCGCGGTTCGAGGTcaacgtcgacgaagaagaagaggaggaggaagaggaagaggcacGGCCGGTCAgcgaagaagccaagcggcgggcgcgggccGTGTTCGAGCGTGCCCACAAGGTGTTCAAGGACAAAGAGCTCAAGGAAGAG CGCGTGGAGCTGCTCAATGCCTGGCGGTCGTTCGAGAACACGCATGGCTCCCcggaggacatcgacaagatcgagaagcagATGCCGCGGCGGGTCAAGAAGCGGCGCAAGCTGGAGGACGACCGGTACGAGGAGTATATGGACTACGTGTTCCCGGCAGACGACCAGTCGGCGGCCAACCTGtcgcggctgctgcagaaggcGCACCAGTGGAAGCAGGGGCAGGCCTAG
- a CDS encoding uncharacterized protein (ID:PFLUO_005144-T1.cds;~source:funannotate), with protein sequence MSTAEELLRDFEEDEDFEQEDAEEEPQEEEQPQEGPGATNEFDLSISATDELTRLHKALRDHYSVRFPELETLVTSPLNYAKTVAILQNGPLDDIKAISTSSDNMVGASLDTVLDRPSLMVVTVEGLTTRGREMTESELKVVQDTCAKILKLDRERTALTESIQSRVYQIAPNLAALIGPETAAQFLNQSGGLRELAKIPSCNLGAQGSRRQEGLGFATNHGVRAKGFLYDSALVQEIPNDLKKQAIRIVSAKMALATRADVSNHAKDGSLGEELKQQCFQRLEKLTEPPPNSGQRALPAPDDKPARKRGGRRARNAKEAIAMTELRKAQNRVAFGKEESEVGYGTGEGTVGLGMLGQQNDGRIRATQIDQRTRAKLSKNNKGWGAATPVSGTASSLRGFGQGAGGAGGTASVLQAKGLRTSGVGSSLSGTAGTASTIAFTPVQGLELVDPKVRAELSRKRKAEEDRWFKSGTFTQFGGQSSTNAQGENGGFKVPAIPPKKKVDTGEGKMGPPAKP encoded by the coding sequence ATGTccacggcggaggagcttcTGCGCGActtcgaggaagatgaggactTCGAGCAGGAGGACGCGGAGGAAGAGCcccaggaagaagagcagcCTCAAGAAGGTCCCGGAGCAACGAACGAATTCGACCTTTCCATCAGCGCTACCGACGAGCTGACTCGCCTACACAAAGCCCTGCGCGATCATTACTCAGTTCGATTCCCCGAGCTCGAAACCCTAGTCACGAGTCCCCTCAACTACGCCAAGACAGTCGCCATTCTCCAAAATGGACCACTCGACGATATCAAGGCTATATCGACCTCATCAGACAATATGGTGGGCGCGTCGCTCGATACGGTCCTTGATCGACCGTCCCTGATGGTTGTGACGGTGGAAGGGTTGACAACTCGAGGGCGAGAGATGACCGAGTCTGAGCTCAAGGTTGTGCAGGACACATGCGCGAAGATTCTCAAACTTGACCGCGAACGCACGGCACTTACGGAGAGCATTCAGTCTCGGGTGTATCAAATTGCACCAAACCTAGCGGCGCTGATTGGGCCCGAGACCGCGGCGCAATTCCTCAATCAATCTGGTGGTTTACGCGAGCTGGCAAAGATTCCTTCGTGTAATTTGGGAGCACAAGGCTCAAGAAGGCAGGAGGGCTTGGGTTTTGCTACCAATCATGGGGTTCGAGCAAAAGGATTTCTCTACGACTCCGCGTTGGTTCAAGAGATTCCCAACGACCTGAAAAAACAGGCCATCCGGATCGTGTCTGCAAAAATGGCACTTGCCACTCGGGCAGATGTCTCCAACCACGCCAAGGATGGATCTCTTGGCGAAGAACTGAAGCAGCAATGTTTTCAGCGGTTGGAGAAGCTCACGGAGCCTCCACCAAACTCTGGGCAACGGGCGCTGCCGGCACCGGACGACAAGCCAGCTAGAAAACGTGGTGGACGCCGTGCTCGCAATGCCAAGGAGGCGATCGCCATGACGGAACTACGCAAGGCTCAGAACCGGGTCGCGTTCGGCAAGGAGGAATCAGAAGTCGGATACGGCACTGGTGAGGGGACTGTGGGTCTGGGTATGTTGGGACAACAGAACGATGGACGAATTCGTGCTACGCAAATCGACCAGCGCACCCGTGCCAAACTCAGCAAAAATAACAAAGGATGGGGCGCTGCTACTCCTGTCAGTGGCACGGCCTCGTCGCTGCGCGGCTTCGGGCAAGGCGCAGGTGGTGCAGGAGGCACTGCTAGTGTCCTCCAGGCCAAGGGTCTCCGCACATCGGGCGTGGGATCATCTCTGTCCGGGACCGCGGGTACTGCCAGTACGATTGCTTTTACACCGGTCCAAGGCTTGGAGCTGGTCGATCCGAAGGTTCGAGCCGAACTCAGTCGCAAGCGCAaagccgaggaggaccgGTGGTTCAAATCTGGCACGTTCACCCAATTCGGCGGCCAGAGCAGCACCAATGCCCAAGGCGAAAACGGGGGCTTCAAGGTCCCTGCCATTCCGCCCAAGAAAAAGGTCGACACTGGAGAAGGCAAGATGGGCCCGCCCGCAAAGCCATAA
- a CDS encoding uncharacterized protein (ID:PFLUO_005145-T1.cds;~source:funannotate), which yields MAPGVTTSPAQSSATTNTNSHVGKPSQQLFHHSLITTDFDPLKFRGAAALQWQLSKNTPNIAALETDTRLIASPYNDVPHLLDLETLDTQDRLLALALTALRPIRDDYATAPYTESFNWDDIFSLVRTFADAESHTWTQQSFYVVVFRSKLQPDADADRLYALDAHSHQEAIASGGLLKYWFGSKDQDHQNLATCVWRSRADARLGGRGPWHAKARMAARELYKNITFSTQELVVGDGAKSWTVRDWKDDTN from the exons ATGGCTCCAGGGGTAACCACCAGTCCAGCCCAGAGCAGCGCAACCACCAACACAAACAGCCATGTCGGCAAGCCCTCGCAGCAGCTGTTCCATCACAGCCTAATCACGACAGACTTTGATCCGTTGAAGTTCCGCGGCGCGGCTGCTTTGCAATGGCAGCTCAGCAAGAACACGCCCAACATCGCAGCCCTGGAAACAGACACCCGCCTCATTGCCTCACCGTACAACGATGTGCCGCACCTTCTGGATCTAGAAACCCTCGATACCCAGGACCGGCTTTTGGCATTAGCATTAACGGCGCTCCGACCCATTCGCGACGACTATGCAACAGCGCCATACACGGAGTCGTTCAACTGGGACGACATCTTTAGTCTAGTGAGAACGTTCGCGGACGCTGAGAGCCACACGTGGACGCAGCAGTCGTTCTACGTGGTCGTGTTCCGGTCAAAGCTGCAGCCAGATGCGGATGCGGATCGGTTATATGCGTTGGATGCGCATTCGCATCAAGAGGCTATTGCCAGTGGGGGCTTGTTGAAGTATTGGTTTGGGTCGAAGGATCAAGATCATCAGAATTTGGCTACCT GCGTTTGGCGCAGTCGTGCTGATGCGCGGCTTGGTGGTCGGGGACCATGGCATGCAAAGGCGAGAATGGCTGCCCGGGAGCTGTATAAGAATATCACATTTTCAACCCAGGAGTTGGTTGTCGGAGATGGAGCAAAGTCTTGGACAGTTCGGGATTGGAAAGATGATACCAATTGA
- a CDS encoding uncharacterized protein (ID:PFLUO_005146-T1.cds;~source:funannotate): MHALKGHARFLQSFTYLSACSHSQARLSQFLASFNTLKSLEVSKTFCFIKDVALHTELTTLSLHVNEWSRFHQSKATLSCEDLEFLDAQCPHLEILALDINPDNEEWQ, encoded by the exons ATGCATGC GCTAAAGGGCCACGCTCGCTTCCTACAAAGCTTCACATATCTAAGCGCGTGTTCTCATTCCCAGGCTCGTCTCTCCCAATTCCTCGCATCATTCAATACTCTCAAGTCCTTGGAGGTGTCAAAGaccttctgcttcatcaaGGACGTGGCTCTTCATACAGAGCTGACAACGCTCTCCTTGCACGTTAATGAGTGGAGTCGTTTCCACCAAAGTAAGGCGACACTAAGCTGTGAGGATCTGGAATTTTTGGATGCGCAGTGTCCGCATCTGGAAATACTGGCGCTTGACATAAATCCCGACAACGAGGAGTGG CAATAG
- a CDS encoding uncharacterized protein (ID:PFLUO_005147-T1.cds;~source:funannotate) codes for MPRLASRSSWMTILIMALLARIIPDTTEYLSKVFATLDLLQIPKIKATSEKGKPINESHAPQSNSSHSSTSSHNSTSIESSTKIPMSTPMADATLAEDPTPASSADDVSYTETFKQDSGDNKPVENLQIGPGMNTGKLTANDIPIIFNALYKTLSDRFRDMLDSSDEVSLRR; via the exons ATGCCGCGCCTCGCTTCCAGGTCATCCTGGATGACCATTCTGATCATGGCTTTGCTGGCC AGAATCATCCCCGACACTACAGAATACTTATCCAAAGTCTTTGCCACTCTCGACCTACTCCAGATCCCCAAGATTAAAGCTACGAGTGAAAAGGGCAAGCCGATCAACGAGTCACACGCGCCCCAATCCAACTCCTCGCATTCGTCTACTTCGAGCCACAATTCGACGTCTATTGAGAGCTCGACTAAGATACCCATGTCGACACCAATGGCCGACGCAACCCTAGCCGAAGATCCCACGCCAGCGAGCAGCGCCGATGATGTCAGCTACACGGAAACTTTCAAGCAAGATAGCGGCGACAATAAGCCGGTTGAGAATTTGCAGATCGGTCCTGGTATGAACACCGGAAAGCTCACCGCAAATGACATCcccatcatcttcaatgccttgtACAAGACATTATCAGATCGGTTCCGGGATATGCTGGACTCCTCGGATGAGGTTTCGCTGCGGAGGTAG